The Melitaea cinxia chromosome 6, ilMelCinx1.1, whole genome shotgun sequence genome has a window encoding:
- the LOC123654314 gene encoding carboxypeptidase E-like, producing MALYKSFYCILFVTASAEFVWKHHNNEELPQILDEVHKKCPNITRVYTLTENSVRNVPLYVIEFSDSPGFHQPYRPEVKYIGNIHGNEVLGRELLLGLAYYLCEQYNERDHRIKNLIHNTRIHLLPSMNPDGWQLSTDTGGQDYLIGRNNNHSVDLNRNFPDLDAITFEFERQGISHNNHLLKDVTRLAAPLEPETRAVMRWIMSVPFVLSAAMHGGDLVANYPYDESRSGAPVSEYSASPDDDTFRELAATYANAHADMASRTRPGCRTGQDEDRAYNFGKQGGVTNGAAWYSLKGGMQDFNYLATNAFEITLELGCQKYTPEKDLEKEWNRNKDALLAFIWKAHTGLKGIVSDDSGFIENAIISVVNITGPVPRPIRHDVTTGAYGDYHRLLTPGHYEVTASHPGYFPVSRIVTVPKHQTFARVLNFRLEPTTSWFDDYSTFRRYLRAGQPRIYKRDLYQQVSGALLDKKH from the exons ATGGCTTTGTACAAAtcgttttattgtattttattcgtCACAGCATCTGCTGAATTTGTTTGGAAACACCATAATAACGAAGAGTTGCCTCAAATTTTGGATGAAGTTCATAAAAAGTGTCCCAATATTACAAGGGTTTATACTTTAACAGAGAACTCTGTGAGGAATGTACCTCTCTATGTAATAGAATTTTCAGACAGTCCGGGATTTCATCAACCAT ATAGACctgaagtaaaatatatagGAAACATACATGGAAATGAAGTTCTTGGACGAGAGTTACTACTGGGACTCGCTTATTATCTTTGTGAACAGTACAATGAACGCGACCACCGTATTAAAAATCTTATTCATAACACACGTATACACTTATTGCCTTCTATGAACCCCGATGGGTGGCAATTATCTACGGACACC GGCGGTCAAGATTATCTTATTGGACGTAATAACAATCACTCAGTAGATTTAAATAGAAACTTTCCTGATCTCGATGCCATTACATTTGAGTTTGAACGTCAAGGGATAAGTCACAATAACCATTTACTGAAAGATGTTACTCGACTTGCTGCACCT ttggAACCTGAAACGAGAGCTGTAATGCGGTGGATCATGTCAGTACCGTTTGTGTTGAGTGCAGCAATGCATGGAGGTGATTTAGTTGCCAACTATCCTTATGATGAGAGTAGGAGTGGTGCGCCCGTATCTGAATATTCTGCAAGTCCTGATGATGACACTTTTAG GGAGCTGGCAGCGACGTATGCCAACGCACACGCGGACATGGCGTCGCGTACGCGGCCCGGCTGTCGCACGGGACAAGACGAGGACAGGGCCTACAACTTCGGGAAACAGGGTGGCGTCACGAACGGCGCGGCCTGGTACAGCCTCAAGGGAG GTATGCAAGATTTTAACTACTTGGCAACGAACGCATTCGAAATAACTTTGGAATTGGGTTGCCAGAAGTATACCCCAGAAAAGGATTTGGAAAAGGAATGGAATCGTAACAAGGATGCCTTGCTAGCTTTTATATGGAAGGCTCATACTGGTTTGAAGGGGATCGTCAGCGACGACTCTGGTTTCATAGAGAACGCTATTATATCCGTCGTTAACATCACCGGGCCCGTTCCTAGACCTATACGACACGACGTCACTACGG gAGCATATGGCGACTACCACCGACTGCTGACCCCGGGACACTACGAAGTGACAGCGAGTCACCCGGGATACTTCCCCGTCTCTCGCATCGTGACCGTACCTAAACACCAGACCTTTGCAAGAGTACTCAACTTCAGACTTGAG cccACAACGAGTTGGTTCGACGACTACAGCACATTCAGGCGCTACTTGCGTGCAGGACAACCACGTATCTACAAGCGGGATCTCTATCAGCAAGTCTCTGGAGCCCTGCTCGATAAGAAACACTAG